Proteins encoded in a region of the Ziziphus jujuba cultivar Dongzao chromosome 3, ASM3175591v1 genome:
- the LOC107409052 gene encoding NADH dehydrogenase [ubiquinone] 1 alpha subcomplex subunit 13-B: protein MTEAMVRKKPGMASVKDMPVLQDGPPPGGFAPVRYARRIPTKGPSAMAIFLAAFGAFSWGMYQVGQGNKIRRALKEEKYAARRAILPVLQAEEDERFVQEWKNYLEYEAEVMKDVPGWKVGESVYHSGKWVPPATGELRPDIW, encoded by the exons ATGACTGAGGCAATGGTCAGGAAGAAGCCTGGCATGGCCAGCGTCAAGGACATGCCGGTCCTCCAGGACGGTCCACCACCAGGTGGGTTTGCTCCCGTCCGGTACGCTCGCCGGATCCCCACCAAGGGTCCCAGCGCCATGGCCATTTTCCTCGCTGCATTCGGCGCTTTCTCTTGGGGCATGTATCAGGTCGGCCAGGGAAACAAGATCCGCAG GGCactaaaggaagaaaaatatgcaGCCCGCAGAGCAATATTGCCAGTGTTACAAGCTGAAGAAGATGAAAG ATTTGTACAAGAGTGGAAGAATTATCTTGAATATGAGGCTGAAGTAATGAAGGATGTCCCTGGTTGGAAAGTTGGTGAGAGTGTCTACCATTCTGGTAAATGGGTGCCTCCAGCAACTGGCGAACTCCGTCCTGATATATGGTGA
- the LOC107408563 gene encoding chaperonin CPN60-2, mitochondrial encodes MYRFASSLASKARIARNSTYQNGSRLSWSRNYAAKDIKFGVEARALMLRGVEELADAVKVTMGPKGRNVVLEQSFGAPKVTKDGVTVAKSVEFKDRVKNVGASLVKQVANATNDVAGDGTTCATVLTRAIFTEGCKSVAAGMNAMDLRRGITMAVDAVVTNLKSRARMISTSEEIAQVGTISANGEREIGELIAKAMEKVGKEGVITISDGKTLFNELEVVEGMKLDRGYISPYFITNQKNQKCELEDPLILIHEKKISSINAVVKVLELALKRQRPLLIVAEDVESDALATLILNKLRAGIKVCAIKAPGFGENRKANLQDLAVLTGGDLITEELGLNLEKVDLDMLGTCKKVTISKDDTVVLDGAGDKKAIDERCEQIRSAIELSTSDYDKEKLQERLAKLSGGVAVLKIGGASEAEVSEKKDRVTDALNATKAAVEEGIVPGGGVALLYASKELEKLHTANFDQKIGVQIIQNALKTPVHTIASNAGVEGAVVVGKLLEQDDPDLGYDAAKGEYVDMVKAGIIDPLKVIRTALVDAASVSSLMTTTEAIVVELPKDDKEVPAMGGGMGGMGGMDY; translated from the exons ATGTACCGCTTCGCTTCCAGCCTCGCTTCCAAGGCTAG GATCGCTAGGAATAGCACCTATCAG AATGGTAGTAGGTTGAGTTGGAGCAGAAACTATGCGGCCAAAGACATTAAATTTGGAGTGGAGGCTCGTGCTTTGATGCTTAGGGGTGTTGAGGAGCTTGCTGATGCAGTTAAAGTCACCATGGGTCCTAAG GGGCGTAATGTGGTACTTGAACAAAGCTTTGGTGCCCCCAAAGTGACAAAAGATGGTGTAACAGTTGCAAAGAGTGTTGAGTTCAAGGATAGAGTAAAGAATGTTGGTGCTAGTCTGGTGAAACAGGTTGCAAATGCCACTAATGATGTTGCCGGTGATG GGACAACTTGTGCTACAGTCCTTACCCGGGCAATTTTTACTGAAGGATGCAAGTCGGTTGCTGCAGGAATGAATGCAATGGACCTAAGACGTGGTATTACCATGGCCGTTGATGCTGTAGTAACAAACTTGAAGAGCAGAGCACGTATGATCAGCACGTCTGAAGAGATAGCACAG GTTGGAACAATATCTGCAAATGGAGAGAGGGAAATTGGTGAACTGATTGCAAAGGCAATGGAGAAAGTTGGCAAAGAGGGAGTAATCACAATCTCA GATGGGAAAACTTTGTTCAATGAATTGGAAGTTGTTGAGGGGATGAAGCTAGACAGGGGCTACATATCTCCTTATTTCATTACCAATCAGAAAAACCAGAAATGC GAATTGGAAGATCCTCTGATTCTAATCCACGAGAAGAAAATCTCAAGCATAAATGCTGTAGTTAAAGTGTTAGAGTTGGCGTTGAAG AGACAAAGGCCCTTGCTTATCGTTGCTGAGGATGTGGAAAGTGATGCTCTAGCAACTCTAATTCTAAATAAGCTTCGTGCCGGAATCAAG GTTTGTGCAATAAAGGCCCCTGGTTTTGGTGAAAACCGTAAAGCTAATTTGCAGGATCTTGCTGTTCTTACAGGAGGAGAT CTTATCACTGAAGAGCTTGGTCTGAATTTGGAAAAAGTGGATCTGGATATGCTTGGCACTTGCAAAAAG GTCACTATTTCAAAGGATGACACTGTAGTTCTTGATGGTGCTGGCGATAAGAAGGCTATTGATGAAAGATGTGAACAG ATTAGGTCAGCAATTGAGTTGAGCACTTCCGATTATGACAAGGAAAAGTTACAAGAGAGATTGGCAAAGCTTTCTGGTGGTGTTGCTGTGCTGAAG ATTGGGGGAGCTAGTGAAGCCGAAGTGAGTGAGAAGAAGGATAGAGTTACAGATGCCTTGAATGCCACAAAGGCAGCTGTTGAAGAAGGCATTGTACCTG GTGGTGGTGTTGCACTTCTATATGCTTCAAAGGAGCTGGAAAAGCTTCACACTGCTAACTTTGATCAGAAGATTGGTGTGCAGATTATTCAGAATGCTCTGAAG ACACCTGTCCACACCATTGCTTCTAATGCCGGAGTTGAGGGAGCTGTTGTTGTTGGTAAGCTGTTGGAGCAAGATGACCCTGATCTTGGATATGACGCAGCCAAAG GTGAATACGTCGATATGGTTAAAGCCGGAATTATTGATCCATTGAAGGTCATCAGAACAGCTTTGGTTGATGCCGCAAG TGTGTCATCTTTGATGACTACTACCGAAGCTATTGTGGTGGAGCTTCCCAAGGATGACAAGGAGGTTCCAGCAATGGGTGGTGGCATGGGCGGAATGGGTGGCATGGATTATTGA